One Triticum dicoccoides isolate Atlit2015 ecotype Zavitan chromosome 5B, WEW_v2.0, whole genome shotgun sequence genomic window carries:
- the LOC119311219 gene encoding homeobox-leucine zipper protein ROC6-like isoform X2, giving the protein MSFGGMFDGAGSGVFSYDAGGGGPGMHNPGRLLAPPPIPRPGAGAGGGGFASSTGLSLGLTNMEGGGQLGGAFMGSTGSGGDGDSLGRAREDENDSRSGSDNLDGASADELDPDNSNPRKKKKRYHRHTPQQIQELEAVFKECPHPDEKQRMELSRRLNLESRQVKFWFQNRRTQMKTQIERHENALLRQENDKLRTENMTIREAMRSPTCGNCGGAAVLGEVSLEEQHLRIENSRLKDELDRVCALAGKFLGRPVSAISSPLSLPSSLCSGLDLAVGSNNGFMGMGMQSIPDLMGGGSAAMRLPAGIMGGGLDDGLGGDGGAIDRGALLELGLAAMEELVKVTQVDDPLWQPSLDIGLETLNFDEYRRAFARVLGPSPAGYVSEATREVGIAIINSVDLVNSLMNEARWSEMFPCVVARASTMEIISCGMGGTRSGSIQLMRAELQVLSPLVPIREVTFLRFCKQHADGLWAIVDVSVDGVLRPDSGTGAGPAGYMGCRLLPSGCIVEDMQNGYAKVTWVVHAEYDEAAVHELYRPLLRSGQALGARRWLASLQRQCEYHAILCSNPHPNHGDRHEAISPAGRRCMLRLAQRMADNFCAGVCATAAQKWRRLDEWRVEGAGGRDPAGGEDKVRMMARQSVGAPGEPPGVVLSATTSVRLPGTLPQRVFDYLRDEQRRGEWDILANGEAMQEMDHIAKGQHHGNAVSLLRPNATSGNQNNMLILQETCTDASGSLVVYAPVDVQSMHVVMGGGDSAYVSLLPSGFAILPDGHTTPATATDPSPQGSSPNAHAGSSNNNPGSLVTVAFQILVNNLPTAKLTVESVDTVSNLLSCTIQKIKSALQASIISP; this is encoded by the exons ATGAGCTTCGGCGGCATGTTCGACGGCGCCGGCTCCGGCGTCTTCTCCTACGACGCCGGCGGGGGCGGTCCCGGCATGCACAACCCCGGCCGCCTCCTCGCCCCACCGCCCATCCCCAGGCccggcgccggcgcaggcggcGGTGGCTTTGCCTCATCCACCGGCCTCTCCCTCGGCCTG ACGAACATGGAGGGCGGAGGTCAGCTGGGCGGCGCTTTCATGGGGAGCACggggagcggcggcgacggcgactcgctGGGCCGCGCGCGGGAGGACGAGAACGACAGCCGCTCCGGCAGCGACAACCTGGACGGCGCCTCCGCCGACGAGCTCGACCCGGACAACAGCAACCCGCGCAAGAAGAAGAAGCGCTACCACCGCCACACGCCGCAGCAAATCCAAGAGCTCGAAGC CGTGTTCAAGGAGTGCCCTCACCCCGACGAGAAGCAGCGGATGGAGCTCAGCCGGCGGCTCAACCTCGAGAGCCGCCAGGTCAAGTTCTGGTTCCAGAATCGCCGCACGCAGATGAAG ACGCAGATCGAGCGGCACGAGAACGCGCTGCTGCGGCAGGAGAACGACAAGCTGCGGACGGAGAACATGACGATCCGGGAGGCGATGCGGAGCCCCACCTGCGGCAACTGCGGCGGCGCGGCCGTGCTCGGGGAGGTGTCGCTGGAGGAGCAGCACCTGCGCATCGAGAACTCGCGCCTCAAGGACGAGCTGGACCGCGTCTGCGCGCTCGCCGGCAAGTTCCTCGGCCGCCCCGTCTCCGCCATCTCCTCGCCGCTGAGCCTGCCGTCGTCCCTCTGCTCCGGCCTCGACCTCGCCGTCGGCAGCAACAACGGCTTCATGGGAATGGGAATGCAGTCCATCCCCGACCTCATGGGCGGCGGCTCGGCGGCCATGCGCCTGCCCGCTGGCATCATGGGCGGCGGCCTCGACGACGgcctcggcggcgacggcggcgccatCGACCGCGGCGCGCTGCTGGAGCTCGGGCTCGCGGCAATGGAGGAGCTGGTGAAGGTGACGCAGGTGGACGACCCGCTGTGGCAGCCCAGCCTGGATATTGGGCTGGAGACGCTCAACTTCGACGAGTACCGGCGCGCGTTCGCCCGCGTGCTCGGCCCCAGCCCCGCCGGCTACGTCTCCGAGGCCACCCGCGAGGTCGGCATCGCCATCATCAACAGCGTCGACCTCGTCAACAGCCTCATGAACGAG GCTCGGTGGTCGGAGATGTTCCCGTGCGTGGTGGCGAGGGCGAGCACGATGGAGATCATCTCGTGCGGCATGGGCGGCACCCGCAGCGGCTCAATCCAACTG ATGCGCGCGGAGCTGCAGGTGCTGTCGCCGCTGGTACCGATCAGGGAGGTGACGTTCCTGCGCTTCTGCAAGCAGCACGCCGACGGGCTGTGGGCCATCGTGGACGTGTCGGTGGACGGCGTCCTCCGCCCCGACTCCGGCACCGGCGCCGGCCCGGCAGGGTACATGGgctgccgcctcctcccctccggcTGCATCGTCGAGGACATGCAGAACGGCTACGCCAAG GTCACGTGGGTGGTTCACGCCGAGTACGACGAGGCGGCGGTGCACGAGCTGTACCGCCCGCTGCTCCGCTCCGGCCAGGCCCTGGGCGCGCGCCGCTGGCTCGCCTCGCTGCAGCGCCAGTGCGAGTACCACGCCATCCTCTGCTCCAACCCGCACCCCAACCACGGCGACCGCCACGAGGCCATCTCGCCGGCGGGCCGCCGGTGCATGCTCAGGCTGGCGCAGCGGATGGCCGACAACTTCTGCGCCGGCGTCTGCGCCACGGCCGCCCAGAAGTGGCGCCGCCTCGACGAGTGGCGCGTCGAGGGCGCTGGCGGACGGGACCCGGCCGGCGGGGAGGACAAGGTGCGCATGATGGCCAGGCAGAGCGTGGGCGCGCCTGGCGAGCCCCCCGGCGTCGTGCTCAGCGCTACCACTTCCGTGCGGCTCCCCGGCACGCTGCCGCAGCGCGTcttcgactacctccgcgacgagcagCGCCGCGGAGAGTGGGACATCCTCGCCAACGGCGAGGCCATGCAGGAGATGGACCACATCGCCAAGGGCCAGCACCACGGCAACGCCGTCTCCCTCCTCCGTCCAAAC GCGACGAGCGGGAACCAGAACAACATGCTCATCCTGCAGGAGACGTGCACCGACGCGTCCGGCTCGCTGGTGGTGTACGCGCCGGTGGACGTGCAGTCCATGCACGTCGTCATGGGCGGCGGCGACTCGGCCTACGTCTCACTGCTGCCCTCCGGCTTCGCCATCCTCCCCGACGGCCACACCACGCCGGCCACCGCGACTGACCCTTCTCCCCAGGGCTCGTCGCCCAATGCTCATGccggcagcagcaacaacaaccccGGCTCGCTCGTCACCGTGGCCTTCCAGATACTCGTCAACAACCTGCCGACGGCGAAGCTCACCGTGGAGTCGGTCGACACCGTCAGCAAcctgctctcctgcaccatccagaAGATCAAGTCCGCTCTGCAGGCCAGCATCATCTCGCCCTAG
- the LOC119311219 gene encoding homeobox-leucine zipper protein ROC6-like isoform X1: protein MSFGGMFDGAGSGVFSYDAGGGGPGMHNPGRLLAPPPIPRPGAGAGGGGFASSTGLSLGLQTNMEGGGQLGGAFMGSTGSGGDGDSLGRAREDENDSRSGSDNLDGASADELDPDNSNPRKKKKRYHRHTPQQIQELEAVFKECPHPDEKQRMELSRRLNLESRQVKFWFQNRRTQMKTQIERHENALLRQENDKLRTENMTIREAMRSPTCGNCGGAAVLGEVSLEEQHLRIENSRLKDELDRVCALAGKFLGRPVSAISSPLSLPSSLCSGLDLAVGSNNGFMGMGMQSIPDLMGGGSAAMRLPAGIMGGGLDDGLGGDGGAIDRGALLELGLAAMEELVKVTQVDDPLWQPSLDIGLETLNFDEYRRAFARVLGPSPAGYVSEATREVGIAIINSVDLVNSLMNEARWSEMFPCVVARASTMEIISCGMGGTRSGSIQLMRAELQVLSPLVPIREVTFLRFCKQHADGLWAIVDVSVDGVLRPDSGTGAGPAGYMGCRLLPSGCIVEDMQNGYAKVTWVVHAEYDEAAVHELYRPLLRSGQALGARRWLASLQRQCEYHAILCSNPHPNHGDRHEAISPAGRRCMLRLAQRMADNFCAGVCATAAQKWRRLDEWRVEGAGGRDPAGGEDKVRMMARQSVGAPGEPPGVVLSATTSVRLPGTLPQRVFDYLRDEQRRGEWDILANGEAMQEMDHIAKGQHHGNAVSLLRPNATSGNQNNMLILQETCTDASGSLVVYAPVDVQSMHVVMGGGDSAYVSLLPSGFAILPDGHTTPATATDPSPQGSSPNAHAGSSNNNPGSLVTVAFQILVNNLPTAKLTVESVDTVSNLLSCTIQKIKSALQASIISP from the exons ATGAGCTTCGGCGGCATGTTCGACGGCGCCGGCTCCGGCGTCTTCTCCTACGACGCCGGCGGGGGCGGTCCCGGCATGCACAACCCCGGCCGCCTCCTCGCCCCACCGCCCATCCCCAGGCccggcgccggcgcaggcggcGGTGGCTTTGCCTCATCCACCGGCCTCTCCCTCGGCCTG CAGACGAACATGGAGGGCGGAGGTCAGCTGGGCGGCGCTTTCATGGGGAGCACggggagcggcggcgacggcgactcgctGGGCCGCGCGCGGGAGGACGAGAACGACAGCCGCTCCGGCAGCGACAACCTGGACGGCGCCTCCGCCGACGAGCTCGACCCGGACAACAGCAACCCGCGCAAGAAGAAGAAGCGCTACCACCGCCACACGCCGCAGCAAATCCAAGAGCTCGAAGC CGTGTTCAAGGAGTGCCCTCACCCCGACGAGAAGCAGCGGATGGAGCTCAGCCGGCGGCTCAACCTCGAGAGCCGCCAGGTCAAGTTCTGGTTCCAGAATCGCCGCACGCAGATGAAG ACGCAGATCGAGCGGCACGAGAACGCGCTGCTGCGGCAGGAGAACGACAAGCTGCGGACGGAGAACATGACGATCCGGGAGGCGATGCGGAGCCCCACCTGCGGCAACTGCGGCGGCGCGGCCGTGCTCGGGGAGGTGTCGCTGGAGGAGCAGCACCTGCGCATCGAGAACTCGCGCCTCAAGGACGAGCTGGACCGCGTCTGCGCGCTCGCCGGCAAGTTCCTCGGCCGCCCCGTCTCCGCCATCTCCTCGCCGCTGAGCCTGCCGTCGTCCCTCTGCTCCGGCCTCGACCTCGCCGTCGGCAGCAACAACGGCTTCATGGGAATGGGAATGCAGTCCATCCCCGACCTCATGGGCGGCGGCTCGGCGGCCATGCGCCTGCCCGCTGGCATCATGGGCGGCGGCCTCGACGACGgcctcggcggcgacggcggcgccatCGACCGCGGCGCGCTGCTGGAGCTCGGGCTCGCGGCAATGGAGGAGCTGGTGAAGGTGACGCAGGTGGACGACCCGCTGTGGCAGCCCAGCCTGGATATTGGGCTGGAGACGCTCAACTTCGACGAGTACCGGCGCGCGTTCGCCCGCGTGCTCGGCCCCAGCCCCGCCGGCTACGTCTCCGAGGCCACCCGCGAGGTCGGCATCGCCATCATCAACAGCGTCGACCTCGTCAACAGCCTCATGAACGAG GCTCGGTGGTCGGAGATGTTCCCGTGCGTGGTGGCGAGGGCGAGCACGATGGAGATCATCTCGTGCGGCATGGGCGGCACCCGCAGCGGCTCAATCCAACTG ATGCGCGCGGAGCTGCAGGTGCTGTCGCCGCTGGTACCGATCAGGGAGGTGACGTTCCTGCGCTTCTGCAAGCAGCACGCCGACGGGCTGTGGGCCATCGTGGACGTGTCGGTGGACGGCGTCCTCCGCCCCGACTCCGGCACCGGCGCCGGCCCGGCAGGGTACATGGgctgccgcctcctcccctccggcTGCATCGTCGAGGACATGCAGAACGGCTACGCCAAG GTCACGTGGGTGGTTCACGCCGAGTACGACGAGGCGGCGGTGCACGAGCTGTACCGCCCGCTGCTCCGCTCCGGCCAGGCCCTGGGCGCGCGCCGCTGGCTCGCCTCGCTGCAGCGCCAGTGCGAGTACCACGCCATCCTCTGCTCCAACCCGCACCCCAACCACGGCGACCGCCACGAGGCCATCTCGCCGGCGGGCCGCCGGTGCATGCTCAGGCTGGCGCAGCGGATGGCCGACAACTTCTGCGCCGGCGTCTGCGCCACGGCCGCCCAGAAGTGGCGCCGCCTCGACGAGTGGCGCGTCGAGGGCGCTGGCGGACGGGACCCGGCCGGCGGGGAGGACAAGGTGCGCATGATGGCCAGGCAGAGCGTGGGCGCGCCTGGCGAGCCCCCCGGCGTCGTGCTCAGCGCTACCACTTCCGTGCGGCTCCCCGGCACGCTGCCGCAGCGCGTcttcgactacctccgcgacgagcagCGCCGCGGAGAGTGGGACATCCTCGCCAACGGCGAGGCCATGCAGGAGATGGACCACATCGCCAAGGGCCAGCACCACGGCAACGCCGTCTCCCTCCTCCGTCCAAAC GCGACGAGCGGGAACCAGAACAACATGCTCATCCTGCAGGAGACGTGCACCGACGCGTCCGGCTCGCTGGTGGTGTACGCGCCGGTGGACGTGCAGTCCATGCACGTCGTCATGGGCGGCGGCGACTCGGCCTACGTCTCACTGCTGCCCTCCGGCTTCGCCATCCTCCCCGACGGCCACACCACGCCGGCCACCGCGACTGACCCTTCTCCCCAGGGCTCGTCGCCCAATGCTCATGccggcagcagcaacaacaaccccGGCTCGCTCGTCACCGTGGCCTTCCAGATACTCGTCAACAACCTGCCGACGGCGAAGCTCACCGTGGAGTCGGTCGACACCGTCAGCAAcctgctctcctgcaccatccagaAGATCAAGTCCGCTCTGCAGGCCAGCATCATCTCGCCCTAG